From a single Streptomyces liliifuscus genomic region:
- a CDS encoding aldehyde dehydrogenase, whose protein sequence is MTELVEHGQLFIGGELAAPLGQDVIEVISPHTEEVIGRVPHASRADVDRAVAVARTAFDEGPWPRMSLDERIEVVTRIKDAIAVRHEEIARVISSENGSPYSWSVLAQALGAMMVWDAAITVARDFTYEETRDGVLGKILVRREPVGVVAAVAPWNVPQFVAAAKLAPALLTGCTVVLKPSPESPLDAYILGEIAKEAGLPEGVLSILPADREVSEYLVGHPGIDKVSFTGSVAAGRRVMEVASRNLTRVTLELGGKSAAVVLPDADIETSVPGIVSAAWMNNGQACVAQTRILLPRSRYDEFAEAFAAAAGALVVGDPLDPATQVGPLVAQRQQQRNLDYIRIGQEEGAKILTGGGRPAGLDRGWYVEPTLFGDVDNSMRIAREEIFGPVICLLPYGDEAEAVKIANDSDYGLSGSVWTGDVARGIDVARQVRTGTYSVNTFSLDMLGPFGGYKNSGLGREFGPEGYSEYLEHKMIHLPAGWEA, encoded by the coding sequence ATGACCGAGCTCGTGGAACACGGACAGCTGTTCATCGGCGGGGAGTTGGCCGCTCCCCTGGGCCAGGACGTGATCGAGGTGATCTCCCCGCACACCGAGGAGGTCATCGGCCGGGTGCCGCACGCCTCGCGGGCGGACGTCGACCGGGCCGTCGCGGTCGCGCGGACCGCGTTCGACGAGGGCCCCTGGCCGCGGATGTCCCTCGACGAGCGCATCGAGGTCGTCACCCGGATCAAGGACGCGATCGCCGTACGCCACGAGGAGATCGCCCGTGTCATCTCCTCCGAGAACGGCTCCCCTTACTCCTGGAGCGTCCTCGCACAGGCCCTCGGCGCGATGATGGTGTGGGACGCGGCGATCACCGTCGCGCGGGACTTCACGTACGAGGAGACGCGCGACGGAGTGCTCGGGAAGATCCTCGTGCGGCGCGAGCCGGTCGGGGTCGTCGCGGCCGTCGCCCCCTGGAACGTCCCGCAGTTCGTGGCGGCGGCCAAGCTCGCGCCCGCGCTGCTGACCGGCTGCACGGTCGTGCTCAAGCCCTCGCCGGAGTCGCCGCTCGACGCGTACATACTCGGCGAGATCGCGAAGGAGGCCGGGCTGCCGGAGGGAGTGCTCTCGATCCTGCCGGCGGACCGTGAGGTGAGCGAGTACCTGGTCGGGCATCCCGGAATCGACAAGGTCTCCTTCACGGGTTCGGTCGCCGCGGGCAGGCGGGTCATGGAGGTCGCCTCGCGCAATCTCACGCGCGTGACACTGGAGTTGGGCGGGAAGTCGGCGGCGGTGGTCCTGCCGGACGCGGACATCGAGACCTCCGTGCCGGGCATCGTCTCGGCGGCCTGGATGAACAACGGCCAGGCGTGCGTGGCGCAGACCCGCATCCTGCTGCCGCGGTCGCGCTACGACGAGTTCGCGGAGGCGTTCGCCGCGGCGGCGGGGGCGCTGGTGGTCGGCGACCCGCTGGACCCGGCGACCCAGGTGGGCCCGCTGGTCGCGCAACGGCAGCAGCAGCGCAACCTCGACTACATCCGCATCGGCCAGGAGGAGGGCGCCAAGATCCTCACGGGCGGCGGGCGTCCGGCGGGCCTCGACCGCGGCTGGTACGTCGAGCCGACGCTCTTCGGTGACGTCGACAACTCCATGCGGATCGCTCGCGAGGAGATCTTCGGGCCGGTGATCTGTCTGCTCCCGTACGGCGACGAGGCCGAGGCGGTCAAGATCGCCAACGACTCCGACTACGGGCTGAGCGGCAGCGTCTGGACGGGCGACGTGGCCCGTGGCATCGACGTGGCCCGCCAGGTCCGTACCGGCACGTACTCCGTCAACACCTTCAGCCTCGACATGCTCGGTCCCTTCGGCGGCTACAAGAACTCCGGCCTGGGGCGCGAGTTCGGTCCCGAGGGTTACAGCGAGTATCTGGAGCACAAGATGATCCACCTGCCGGCGGGCTGGGAGGCCTGA